Proteins from a single region of Paenibacillus sp. BIHB 4019:
- a CDS encoding rhomboid family intramembrane serine protease — protein sequence MIFLRYESFRVYLRSYPVTSAIIALNTLYFIFVALNGGTTGGENLYRWGAFLTFHGDPYGLLEPWRYLTSVFMHGGFQHLLFNMFALLVFAPPLERLLRSVKYGVFYLLCGLLGNLFSAVITVMTEGGNGEFVHLSVGASGAIYGVYGAYLYLSLFRKAWLDDGSRKTVYMILGAGIIYSIILPTIDLWAHVGGGLAGFLMYGLFDRAMVRRQRIVRR from the coding sequence ATGATTTTTTTAAGATACGAAAGCTTTCGCGTTTATTTAAGATCTTACCCGGTAACTTCTGCGATAATCGCGTTAAATACGCTCTATTTTATATTTGTTGCTTTAAATGGCGGAACGACAGGCGGAGAAAACTTGTACCGCTGGGGCGCCTTTTTAACTTTTCATGGAGATCCATACGGGCTGTTGGAGCCATGGCGCTATTTAACGTCCGTCTTTATGCATGGAGGCTTTCAGCACCTGCTTTTTAATATGTTTGCCCTGCTTGTGTTTGCACCGCCCTTGGAGCGTCTGCTGCGCTCTGTGAAGTATGGTGTTTTTTATTTGCTTTGCGGGCTGCTAGGCAATTTGTTCAGTGCGGTTATTACGGTTATGACAGAAGGTGGCAATGGGGAGTTTGTCCATTTGTCAGTGGGAGCATCCGGTGCGATTTATGGCGTTTACGGGGCGTATCTATACTTGTCGCTGTTCCGTAAAGCTTGGCTGGATGATGGATCACGCAAAACCGTATATATGATTTTGGGAGCAGGTATCATTTATTCCATTATTTTGCCGACAATAGATTTATGGGCGCATGTAGGTGGCGGCCTTGCCGGCTTCCTCATGTACGGTTTATTCGATCGGGCAATGGTTCGCAGGCAGCGGATCGTCCGGAGATAA
- a CDS encoding LysR family transcriptional regulator — MELRQLYYFVKVARKEHVTQAAEELHVAQSAVSRQIHQLEEELGVKLFLQKGRNLQLTPVGHLFLKRAEVILADLDRAVVEIHEFLDPEKGEIRLGFPHSLGVSLIPQVVAAFRKHHPNVKFRFRQGMYPSLIRDMVKGEIDLAFISPFPDEHEHVCGQVLLTEELYAILPPAHALAGENSIRLSQLKDETFVLFSEGYSLRPIVWEACQEAGFTPKIGFEGEETETIRGLVAAGMGVSLLPEMALHHTGILQPAKVRVEHPHVTRNIGIIHRSNEKLSLVAKVFHGFLLHYFNEMKQEELK, encoded by the coding sequence ATGGAACTTCGTCAGCTTTATTATTTCGTCAAAGTAGCGAGAAAAGAGCATGTGACACAGGCGGCGGAAGAATTGCATGTTGCTCAGTCAGCTGTGAGCCGTCAAATTCATCAATTGGAGGAAGAGCTTGGCGTAAAGCTTTTTTTACAAAAGGGCAGAAATTTGCAATTGACGCCTGTAGGTCATTTGTTTTTGAAGCGGGCTGAGGTCATATTGGCTGATTTGGACCGGGCTGTGGTTGAAATACATGAATTTCTTGACCCGGAAAAAGGGGAAATTCGGCTTGGCTTTCCGCATAGCCTCGGTGTATCCTTAATTCCGCAGGTTGTAGCTGCTTTTCGCAAGCATCATCCGAATGTGAAGTTTCGCTTTAGGCAGGGGATGTATCCGTCGCTTATACGAGATATGGTAAAGGGTGAGATTGATCTTGCTTTCATTTCTCCTTTTCCGGATGAGCACGAGCATGTATGCGGGCAAGTACTGCTGACAGAGGAGCTTTATGCGATATTGCCGCCAGCACATGCTCTCGCTGGGGAGAACTCGATTCGATTGAGTCAGCTCAAGGATGAGACGTTTGTATTGTTCAGCGAAGGTTATTCGTTAAGGCCCATTGTATGGGAAGCGTGCCAGGAGGCAGGATTTACACCGAAAATCGGATTCGAGGGCGAGGAGACGGAGACGATCCGCGGACTTGTCGCCGCAGGTATGGGTGTCAGCCTGCTGCCAGAGATGGCGCTTCATCATACGGGCATTTTACAGCCGGCGAAGGTGCGCGTGGAGCACCCGCATGTGACTCGCAATATCGGCATCATTCATCGTTCTAATGAGAAGTTGTCGCTCGTTGCGAAGGTGTTCCATGGCTTTCTGCTTCATTACTTCAATGAGATGAAGCAAGAGGAATTAAAGTAA
- a CDS encoding zinc metallopeptidase has product MFFHKMDILILIAFALSIWAQFRVKGTFKTWSTVRSMSGLTGYQAARKMLDAHGLQHVQIEPVRGTLSDHYDPISRKVRLSEHVYYENSISALSVACHEVGHAIQHQAKYPMLVLRHRIFPVVNIASGIAPFMLIAGFLFQQANLIGLGIIFFSVAVAFQVITLPVEFNASNRARHIMIAEGFITNEEERGVAKVLNAAALTYVAAALISLLELLKYIMIFTSSNRE; this is encoded by the coding sequence ATGTTTTTTCACAAAATGGACATCCTCATCCTGATCGCTTTCGCTTTATCGATTTGGGCGCAGTTTCGGGTTAAAGGAACGTTCAAAACTTGGTCTACCGTTCGCTCCATGAGCGGACTAACCGGCTATCAGGCCGCACGCAAAATGCTGGATGCCCATGGGCTGCAGCATGTACAAATTGAACCCGTACGGGGCACGCTAAGCGATCATTATGATCCTATATCACGCAAAGTACGACTTTCAGAGCATGTTTATTATGAAAACTCCATATCCGCTTTGTCCGTTGCCTGTCATGAGGTTGGCCACGCCATTCAGCATCAGGCGAAATATCCAATGCTGGTGCTGCGCCATCGCATTTTCCCGGTCGTTAACATTGCATCAGGCATCGCTCCATTCATGCTGATCGCCGGATTTTTATTTCAACAGGCAAATCTGATTGGTCTTGGCATTATCTTCTTCTCCGTAGCAGTAGCCTTTCAGGTCATTACACTGCCCGTTGAATTTAATGCAAGCAATCGAGCGCGCCACATTATGATTGCCGAAGGCTTTATTACGAACGAGGAAGAACGCGGTGTTGCCAAAGTTCTGAACGCGGCCGCCCTAACTTACGTAGCAGCCGCGCTTATCTCCCTGCTGGAGCTCTTAAAATATATTATGATCTTCACATCATCGAACCGGGAATAA
- a CDS encoding MerR family transcriptional regulator: protein MESAERYKIGELAKLANISPRTIDYYTSMGLIEPAERSSTNYRLYNSETLIRLKRIEQMKQNKHTLEEIKQSLAAWDSVTAEEQVSRKLTDLQLRLSELEREVKDLEPVIKQMKPRQANRLYTRIMPQTAACIEALMLLLNKGNFM, encoded by the coding sequence TTGGAATCTGCTGAACGTTATAAAATTGGAGAACTCGCTAAACTAGCCAACATCAGTCCGCGAACAATTGACTATTATACTTCAATGGGACTTATTGAACCGGCGGAACGCTCTTCGACAAACTACCGCTTGTATAATTCTGAAACGTTAATTCGCTTGAAACGTATTGAACAAATGAAACAAAACAAGCATACGCTTGAAGAAATTAAACAATCATTAGCAGCATGGGACAGTGTAACTGCTGAAGAGCAGGTATCGCGCAAGCTGACCGATCTACAGCTTCGTCTAAGCGAGCTGGAACGAGAGGTTAAAGACTTGGAGCCAGTAATCAAGCAAATGAAGCCTCGCCAAGCCAACAGGCTCTACACTCGTATCATGCCGCAAACGGCAGCTTGTATTGAAGCGCTTATGCTGCTGCTAAACAAGGGGAATTTTATGTAG
- a CDS encoding ammonium transporter — protein sequence MIRKMLFTLGAMCLVFPAMAFANDPSNATLNMGIDSLWVMVAFVLVLLMQGGFILLETGSTRMKNAGHVAGKTIFTAGLAGLVYWAIGYGIAFGTANADGGSSSFIGWGDFFFNPAISSVNDELPTTIFFLFQLAFAAVSLSIAWGGFAERAKLSSYLIFTVIYIAAIYPVVAHWIWGGGWLAADGAQDFAGSTVVHLSGALAALAATILLKPRIGKFNKDGSANEIAGHNQVYTALSVLLLWVGWFGFNAGSTVSIGDGFFGYVAFTTMLGAGAGAVSSLLISWAVTGKADITTTLNGTLAGLVAITASCAFVDPWAAVVIGLVAGVLVFYSAKFFEKMKIDDPIYAMSVHGAAGIWGTLANGIFATQALADKVGVGQGGLLDTGSWKQLWVQFESVVVCGAFVLAASFLVLGIMKLVMGFRVTEEQEIVGLDLSEHGAYGYPEQMKKAGQNLQG from the coding sequence ATGATTAGAAAGATGTTATTCACACTAGGGGCAATGTGCTTAGTATTCCCGGCAATGGCTTTTGCGAATGACCCATCCAATGCAACATTGAATATGGGTATCGACTCCTTATGGGTCATGGTAGCATTCGTGTTAGTTTTGCTCATGCAAGGCGGATTTATTCTTTTGGAAACAGGTTCGACCAGAATGAAAAATGCCGGCCATGTTGCAGGCAAAACCATTTTCACAGCTGGTCTAGCAGGTTTGGTTTATTGGGCGATCGGTTATGGTATTGCGTTCGGAACGGCTAATGCCGATGGCGGATCAAGCAGCTTTATCGGCTGGGGCGATTTCTTCTTTAATCCAGCTATTTCAAGTGTAAATGATGAGCTTCCAACAACTATTTTCTTCCTGTTCCAACTAGCTTTCGCAGCGGTGTCGCTTTCCATCGCATGGGGCGGCTTTGCGGAACGTGCTAAATTGTCCTCCTACCTTATTTTCACCGTTATCTACATTGCTGCGATTTACCCGGTAGTTGCTCACTGGATCTGGGGCGGCGGCTGGCTTGCAGCAGATGGCGCACAAGACTTTGCCGGTTCGACGGTCGTGCATTTATCCGGCGCATTGGCAGCATTGGCAGCAACCATTCTGCTTAAACCTCGTATTGGCAAGTTCAACAAAGATGGCTCTGCAAATGAAATTGCGGGACATAACCAAGTGTATACAGCACTATCGGTACTGCTTCTGTGGGTCGGCTGGTTCGGCTTTAACGCAGGCAGCACGGTGAGCATTGGTGACGGCTTCTTCGGTTATGTAGCTTTTACAACAATGCTAGGAGCAGGTGCAGGTGCGGTTTCCTCGCTGCTGATTTCGTGGGCTGTTACAGGCAAGGCAGATATTACAACTACACTTAACGGCACCCTCGCGGGTCTGGTTGCAATTACAGCTTCCTGTGCATTCGTTGATCCATGGGCAGCGGTCGTAATTGGTCTAGTAGCAGGTGTGCTTGTATTCTACAGCGCGAAGTTTTTCGAAAAAATGAAAATCGACGATCCGATTTATGCAATGTCGGTTCACGGTGCAGCTGGTATTTGGGGTACGCTGGCTAACGGTATTTTTGCAACACAAGCATTGGCTGACAAAGTGGGCGTAGGCCAAGGCGGCTTGCTTGATACAGGCAGCTGGAAGCAATTATGGGTACAATTCGAGAGCGTTGTTGTATGTGGCGCATTCGTTCTGGCAGCATCGTTCCTGGTACTTGGCATTATGAAGCTGGTAATGGGCTTCCGTGTAACAGAAGAGCAAGAAATTGTAGGTCTTGACCTTAGTGAGCATGGCGCTTATGGTTATCCTGAGCAAATGAAAAAAGCAGGTCAAAACCTGCAAGGTTAA
- a CDS encoding DUF294 nucleotidyltransferase-like domain-containing protein has translation MTDPVHVKLLEQISLAEEAGTLRSLRDQVHDRMKEALLASPVEQFNEQLNEMHDTVISRAIALAEAEMARMGKGSPPVPYAYLLFGSGGREEQTLSSDQDSGIVYEFAADDESAVQRYFYELSALIVSYLQTAGYPPCEGEVLSSNPQWCKSLSAWEEQINSWFKEPSWEAVRYLLIIADGRCIFGSELLMRRFKDIFFTDMLATPIIIRRMLENTMRHKMLLGVFGHLLKEQYGEDAGSLDIKYGAYIPMVNAIRLLSIQRGIRESSTMDRMRRLLEEKELSEQEAKQCEQAFLFFLRLRLLSIESSENGWYGNNGKVASRKLTKEMKDELKKSLRFGKKLQRKVYKTTMGRLV, from the coding sequence ATGACGGACCCTGTGCATGTAAAGCTGCTGGAGCAGATAAGCTTGGCCGAGGAGGCCGGCACGCTGCGCAGCTTGCGGGATCAGGTACATGATCGGATGAAGGAAGCTCTCCTTGCAAGCCCTGTCGAACAGTTTAATGAACAATTGAATGAGATGCATGATACGGTGATCAGCCGGGCAATTGCACTCGCAGAAGCGGAAATGGCACGGATGGGGAAGGGTTCTCCTCCCGTGCCTTACGCCTATTTATTATTCGGCAGCGGAGGCAGGGAAGAGCAAACCTTGTCCAGCGATCAGGACAGCGGCATTGTTTATGAGTTTGCAGCTGATGATGAGTCGGCTGTGCAGCGCTATTTTTATGAATTGTCCGCACTCATTGTCAGTTATCTTCAAACGGCGGGATATCCTCCATGCGAGGGAGAAGTGCTCAGCAGCAATCCCCAGTGGTGCAAATCGCTGTCAGCATGGGAGGAGCAAATTAACTCGTGGTTTAAGGAGCCAAGCTGGGAGGCTGTCCGTTATTTGCTAATCATAGCAGATGGACGCTGCATTTTTGGAAGTGAGCTGCTTATGCGGCGATTCAAGGATATTTTTTTCACCGACATGCTGGCCACGCCGATTATTATCAGACGCATGCTTGAAAATACGATGCGCCACAAAATGCTGCTCGGCGTATTCGGCCATTTGCTGAAGGAGCAGTATGGAGAGGATGCAGGCAGTCTGGATATTAAATATGGCGCCTACATTCCGATGGTGAATGCCATTCGGCTGTTGTCGATCCAGCGAGGCATTCGCGAGTCTTCTACGATGGATCGCATGCGGAGGCTATTGGAAGAAAAGGAGCTCTCGGAGCAGGAAGCCAAGCAATGTGAGCAGGCTTTTCTCTTTTTTCTCAGGCTCCGGCTGTTATCGATTGAAAGCTCGGAAAATGGCTGGTATGGCAACAATGGCAAAGTGGCTTCTCGCAAGCTTACTAAAGAGATGAAAGATGAATTAAAGAAAAGCTTGCGGTTCGGAAAGAAGCTGCAGCGCAAAGTGTATAAAACCACGATGGGAAGGCTTGTGTAA
- a CDS encoding 3'-5' exonuclease: MKEPKGVGRMWSLYKMGGFTPAIASMLGSQNAQQMAFIRSVNKEQRKQSPLDMLLREMEFIVFDLETTGFYPSNGDEIISFGAVLMRGSEIYSSETFYSLVNPKRRIPRAIVELTGITNEMVEDAPDLMQVLHDFMEFVGKRPLVAHASGHDKQFLNAALWRTSKVNLNHRVLDTMMVAKWLEPKRDSYALDDLLEDSGITITQRHHALEDSLMTAELWQSYLRRIFERNINTLGDLYAYLSQR; encoded by the coding sequence ATGAAGGAACCTAAAGGCGTGGGACGGATGTGGAGCTTATATAAAATGGGCGGCTTTACGCCGGCCATAGCCTCTATGCTGGGATCGCAAAATGCCCAGCAAATGGCTTTTATTCGCTCTGTCAACAAAGAGCAGCGCAAGCAATCCCCGCTTGACATGCTGCTTAGGGAAATGGAATTTATCGTGTTTGACTTGGAGACAACGGGATTTTACCCGTCAAATGGCGATGAAATTATTTCCTTTGGCGCCGTATTAATGCGTGGGAGCGAAATTTATTCGTCGGAGACGTTCTACAGCCTCGTTAATCCGAAGCGCCGTATTCCCCGGGCTATTGTGGAGCTGACAGGCATTACGAATGAAATGGTAGAGGATGCCCCCGATTTGATGCAGGTGCTGCATGATTTCATGGAGTTTGTCGGCAAGCGGCCGCTCGTTGCCCATGCTTCCGGGCATGACAAGCAATTTCTCAACGCTGCGTTGTGGCGAACGTCGAAAGTGAACTTGAACCATCGCGTATTGGATACGATGATGGTTGCCAAGTGGCTGGAGCCGAAGCGTGATAGCTATGCGCTGGATGATTTGCTGGAAGACAGCGGCATTACGATTACACAGCGGCATCATGCGCTGGAGGATTCTTTAATGACGGCAGAATTGTGGCAGTCGTATTTGCGGCGTATTTTTGAGCGGAATATAAATACGCTCGGCGACCTGTATGCTTATCTCAGTCAGCGATAG
- a CDS encoding M67 family metallopeptidase — translation MKPQLLHITTQAYDRLIASCLEALPREACGILTGEPNIGKIIDVTAIANVHPSPSAAFAFAPDDWVKAYYRMQKSRQSLLGFFHSHPTSPPHPSTADELGIHTDDLLLSHWIISLQQPLQPEIQAYCYLNGCFQPAQWAIAD, via the coding sequence GTGAAGCCGCAACTACTACATATAACAACCCAGGCTTATGATCGGCTCATTGCCTCATGCCTTGAAGCACTTCCTAGGGAAGCCTGCGGCATTTTGACAGGCGAACCAAACATCGGCAAAATAATCGACGTGACTGCTATTGCGAACGTCCATCCTTCCCCTTCGGCTGCCTTTGCTTTCGCTCCAGACGATTGGGTAAAGGCTTATTACCGCATGCAAAAAAGCCGGCAATCGCTGCTCGGCTTCTTCCACTCTCATCCGACGTCGCCGCCCCACCCTTCAACTGCGGATGAGCTGGGCATCCATACGGATGATTTATTGTTGTCTCATTGGATAATTTCTTTGCAGCAGCCTTTGCAGCCTGAAATACAGGCTTATTGCTACCTGAACGGATGCTTCCAGCCAGCGCAATGGGCTATCGCTGACTGA
- a CDS encoding TlpA disulfide reductase family protein — protein MKKASAWFIVAFVLAGLAISQYMEKDSAIISASGDFKPKAGYAAQQFELQALDEQMYKVGGEQGKLSFVNFWASWCGPCELEAPDLQELHEKYGDKIAMYGVNSTKFDKERAARQFALDHEFTFTILMDREGDVTKEYKVNTFPTTFLIDSKGVIRERINGVIPLSEWDRLIEKYS, from the coding sequence ATGAAGAAGGCGTCCGCATGGTTCATAGTCGCTTTTGTGCTGGCTGGTTTAGCTATTTCGCAATATATGGAGAAAGACAGCGCAATTATTTCTGCTTCCGGGGATTTTAAGCCGAAAGCGGGATATGCTGCCCAGCAATTCGAGCTTCAGGCGCTGGATGAGCAGATGTACAAAGTCGGGGGAGAGCAGGGCAAGCTCAGCTTTGTGAATTTTTGGGCGTCATGGTGTGGTCCCTGTGAGCTGGAGGCGCCGGATTTGCAGGAGCTTCATGAGAAGTATGGGGATAAAATCGCAATGTATGGCGTGAATTCTACCAAGTTTGATAAAGAGCGCGCAGCAAGGCAATTCGCCCTGGATCATGAATTCACATTTACCATTCTGATGGATCGCGAGGGAGATGTCACGAAGGAATATAAGGTGAATACTTTTCCAACGACGTTTCTAATTGATTCTAAAGGCGTTATTCGGGAAAGGATCAATGGCGTCATTCCGCTTTCGGAGTGGGATCGTCTCATTGAAAAATATTCATAA
- a CDS encoding DMT family transporter translates to MNTEQKKLWLHPYVWLLIAVLAVAISSIIIKFSSAPSSVAGMYRLFITVVIMLPLIPWKVFRTIRLTRKEWMILSCAGFFLGLHFLLWMESLKFTSVASSMVFITLQPIFVMLGSFLLFKERQAIAGSLCMAVAVLGSIIIAWGDIGVSREALFGDLLSLLGTMAVAVYMIAGQKISGRLPSNLYSLIVFLIAGIVMFIYNLVNQIALTGYAAQEWMYFVLLAIIPTIFGHLVFNMLLKHIGATNVSMAIIGEPVLAMILAYFLLNEYLGTAQLIGSFLTIASMGVFFRLKARQTAVRAELGA, encoded by the coding sequence ATGAATACCGAACAGAAGAAATTATGGCTCCACCCTTACGTATGGCTGCTTATTGCTGTTTTGGCTGTAGCGATATCGTCGATTATTATTAAGTTCTCGAGTGCTCCTTCCTCGGTGGCAGGTATGTACCGGCTGTTTATTACCGTCGTTATTATGCTGCCGCTTATACCGTGGAAGGTGTTCCGGACGATTCGTTTAACCCGCAAGGAGTGGATGATTTTAAGCTGTGCGGGCTTTTTTCTCGGCCTGCATTTTTTGCTTTGGATGGAATCGCTGAAATTTACGTCTGTTGCGAGCTCCATGGTATTTATAACGCTGCAGCCCATCTTTGTGATGCTCGGTTCGTTTCTTCTATTTAAAGAGCGACAGGCGATAGCGGGCAGCCTTTGTATGGCTGTAGCAGTACTAGGTTCCATCATTATCGCCTGGGGCGATATCGGGGTGTCGCGTGAGGCGTTATTCGGCGATTTATTGTCCTTGCTCGGAACGATGGCGGTTGCTGTGTATATGATAGCTGGGCAAAAGATCAGCGGCAGGCTGCCTTCGAATTTGTACAGCTTAATCGTATTTTTGATTGCAGGAATAGTCATGTTCATTTACAATCTCGTCAATCAAATTGCTTTGACGGGGTATGCTGCGCAGGAATGGATGTATTTCGTCTTGCTGGCGATTATTCCGACTATATTCGGACATTTGGTGTTTAATATGCTGTTGAAGCATATTGGGGCAACGAACGTTTCGATGGCGATTATCGGCGAGCCGGTGTTAGCAATGATATTAGCTTATTTTCTGCTTAATGAATATTTAGGCACCGCGCAGTTGATTGGCAGCTTTTTGACGATTGCCAGCATGGGCGTGTTTTTCCGGCTGAAAGCCCGGCAAACCGCAGTTCGCGCCGAGCTAGGCGCATAA
- the cimA gene encoding citramalate synthase, with protein MTMNLTIFDTTLRDGTQGEGISLSAEDKLKIALKLDALGVHYIEGGNPGSNSKDIEFFERIKAYNLQAKITAFGSTRRKFSLAHQDANLLRIKESGVPAATLVGKSWDFHVHTALQTTLEENIAMVYDSLAFLKHNGIEAMFDAEHFFDGYKHNPEYALAVLRKAQEAGTDWLVLCDTNGGTLPGEIHEIVSRVRAELNAPIGIHTHNDCELAVANSLAAVQAGARQIQGTINGYGERCGNANLCSIIPNLQLKMGYNCLPDDKLSLLTGTARFVSEIANVHMPVGQPYVGNAAFAHKGGIHVSAIMKDSKTYEHIAPELVGNKQRILVSELAGQSNIISKAQELGLDVNANNEKTKQIMERIKDLEHQGYQFEGADASLELLLREAFGEAEEIFTVESFKMLVENSQGSLRSEAIVKLNVGGEQVYTAAEGNGPLNALDNALRKALVQFYPKIKQIHLSDYKVRVIDEKDATAAKVRVLVESTSIDNTWSTVGVSSNVIEASWEALVDGIRYALLNMGKPDAIDTPAIEQHGLVNH; from the coding sequence ATGACAATGAATTTAACTATTTTTGACACAACGCTGCGTGATGGTACGCAAGGAGAAGGCATAAGCCTATCAGCGGAGGACAAGCTGAAGATCGCTTTGAAGCTTGATGCACTAGGTGTTCATTATATTGAGGGCGGCAACCCGGGAAGCAACAGCAAAGATATTGAGTTTTTTGAGCGCATTAAGGCCTATAATTTGCAAGCGAAGATTACGGCATTCGGCAGCACTAGACGCAAGTTCAGTCTGGCACACCAAGATGCTAATTTGCTCAGAATTAAAGAATCCGGCGTTCCTGCAGCAACGCTTGTCGGAAAGTCATGGGATTTTCACGTACACACCGCCCTGCAAACGACACTCGAAGAAAACATAGCCATGGTCTACGACTCGCTTGCTTTCCTCAAGCATAATGGCATTGAAGCGATGTTTGATGCGGAGCATTTTTTTGACGGCTACAAGCATAACCCGGAATACGCACTGGCGGTGCTGCGCAAGGCACAGGAAGCAGGAACGGATTGGCTCGTGCTTTGTGATACGAACGGCGGCACGCTGCCGGGCGAAATTCACGAAATCGTGTCGCGCGTTCGCGCCGAGCTGAATGCTCCTATCGGCATTCATACGCACAATGACTGTGAGCTGGCGGTTGCCAACTCGCTTGCTGCCGTGCAAGCCGGAGCCCGTCAAATCCAAGGCACGATTAATGGATATGGCGAACGCTGCGGCAATGCCAATCTTTGTTCGATTATTCCAAATTTGCAGCTTAAAATGGGATATAACTGTTTGCCGGATGACAAGCTGAGCTTGCTGACAGGAACCGCACGTTTTGTCAGTGAGATTGCCAACGTGCATATGCCTGTTGGCCAGCCTTATGTCGGCAATGCGGCTTTCGCCCATAAGGGCGGCATCCACGTGTCGGCGATCATGAAAGATTCCAAAACCTATGAGCATATCGCGCCAGAACTCGTTGGCAACAAACAGCGCATTCTCGTCTCCGAGCTGGCAGGCCAAAGCAACATCATCTCCAAAGCTCAGGAGCTTGGCCTCGATGTGAACGCCAACAACGAGAAAACAAAGCAAATTATGGAGCGGATTAAAGATTTGGAGCATCAAGGCTATCAATTTGAAGGTGCTGATGCCTCTCTTGAACTGCTGCTTAGAGAAGCTTTTGGCGAGGCTGAGGAAATTTTCACGGTCGAGTCCTTTAAAATGCTGGTGGAAAACTCTCAAGGCTCGCTCCGCAGTGAGGCAATCGTGAAGCTCAACGTTGGCGGCGAGCAAGTATACACCGCGGCAGAGGGCAACGGCCCGCTCAATGCGCTCGATAACGCCCTGAGAAAGGCGCTTGTGCAGTTTTATCCAAAAATCAAGCAAATTCATTTGTCCGACTACAAAGTTCGCGTAATCGACGAGAAGGACGCTACAGCTGCTAAAGTGCGCGTGCTTGTAGAGTCTACCAGCATCGACAACACATGGAGCACCGTAGGCGTCTCCAGCAATGTCATTGAAGCAAGCTGGGAGGCATTAGTTGACGGCATTCGTTACGCCCTGCTCAACATGGGCAAACCTGATGCCATTGATACTCCTGCAATAGAGCAGCATGGACTAGTAAACCACTAA
- a CDS encoding DNA polymerase IV, protein MTNTNEHYPAKGRVILHLDMNAFYCSVHEAEEPDKYKNKPTAVAGSVELRKGIIVTCSYTARKLGVKTGMTVREGLRRCPELILIQPDFHLYRKYSRGFMTLARSYTDLVEAVSIDECYMDITGSKIFGTPLEIASVLQERIRTEWQLPSSIGIAPNKLLAKMASDMKKPNGMTVLRLRDVPELLWDKPCGDLFGIGKKTADKLARLNIRTIGQLAQTDERLLIKQFGVVGAWMKGAANGIDHSPVNGEREVNKSIGHTTTLPKDFIAREDIHRVLLNLSDQTARRLRRQKLMALTVQITVRRPDMTTITRSNTFRSPTHAMEDIFQEACRLFDKHWLEGEPVRLLGVTLQNLSPEVDTAVQLDLFNYEEQPRKEALTKAMDLLRDKFGEDAVLTAGMLSDDPSALIRNKRLRGTSLQKEDF, encoded by the coding sequence ATGACGAATACGAATGAGCATTATCCGGCGAAGGGCCGCGTCATTTTGCATCTGGATATGAATGCCTTCTACTGCTCTGTCCATGAGGCGGAGGAGCCGGATAAATATAAAAATAAACCAACAGCTGTTGCTGGCAGCGTGGAGCTGCGCAAGGGCATTATCGTCACCTGCTCATACACTGCCAGAAAGCTTGGGGTCAAGACGGGCATGACGGTGCGTGAGGGGCTTAGACGTTGTCCTGAACTCATCCTTATTCAGCCGGACTTCCATTTATACCGCAAATATTCACGAGGCTTCATGACGCTTGCCAGAAGCTATACAGATTTGGTGGAAGCTGTTTCTATAGATGAATGTTATATGGACATAACCGGATCAAAAATATTCGGAACGCCGCTGGAAATTGCCAGCGTTTTGCAGGAGCGTATCCGTACGGAATGGCAGTTGCCCAGCTCCATTGGCATTGCCCCGAATAAGCTGCTGGCGAAGATGGCCTCGGATATGAAAAAACCAAATGGGATGACGGTGCTTCGGCTGCGTGATGTGCCCGAGCTGCTATGGGACAAGCCGTGCGGCGATCTGTTCGGCATTGGGAAAAAGACGGCAGACAAGCTGGCTCGGCTCAATATTCGCACAATTGGACAGCTTGCCCAGACGGATGAACGGCTGCTCATTAAGCAGTTTGGCGTCGTTGGAGCTTGGATGAAAGGGGCAGCCAATGGCATTGACCACTCTCCTGTGAATGGAGAGCGTGAGGTGAACAAGTCGATTGGCCATACGACGACGCTGCCGAAGGATTTTATCGCAAGGGAAGATATTCACCGTGTTCTGCTTAATTTATCGGATCAGACAGCACGGCGGCTCAGAAGGCAAAAACTGATGGCGCTTACGGTGCAAATTACGGTTCGCAGGCCGGATATGACGACCATCACCCGTTCGAATACGTTTCGCTCGCCAACGCATGCGATGGAAGATATTTTTCAGGAAGCGTGCCGCTTGTTCGACAAGCATTGGCTGGAGGGAGAGCCAGTGAGGCTGCTGGGAGTGACGCTGCAAAATTTGTCGCCTGAGGTGGATACAGCGGTCCAGCTGGATTTGTTCAATTATGAGGAGCAGCCGCGTAAGGAAGCGCTGACAAAGGCGATGGACTTGCTGCGGGACAAGTTTGGCGAGGATGCGGTGCTAACGGCGGGGATGCTCAGCGATGATCCTTCCGCACTTATTCGCAATAAGCGGCTGCGGGGCACTTCGCTGCAAAAGGAAGATTTTTAA